The following are encoded together in the Conger conger chromosome 11, fConCon1.1, whole genome shotgun sequence genome:
- the LOC133140208 gene encoding general transcription factor 3C polypeptide 4-like has translation MAASSPDRSSDGGEAEPGTESEPDTDPWTGVGAIVRREPTVKLLSPVSGLEPLSWSEDHRISASSTNNISLMEIVCDVHGYGQDLIIHRTSIPVPDNNCVLKVGPEQEVLNLKEQFANSKDQAASPCFRLDRALSPGGDTLPQPGGFKYTCWSPLGCDTNGRCLLACLTLDNRLTVHSNSSRLQWTTLVDLTELYGEMLAEKNYCLPGAEAPRGPLEDLGELQRRYHMQTPVRMEWSSVCATQQVQTNNECKDVGTVLLAVLMENGDVVVWQFGLPFLGRESVVSCSTIRSGVSAPSVLAWWEYEHSGRKMSGLIVGSSVGPVKILPVNLKAVKGYFTLRQPVVLWQETDQIPVHNIKCISLFHPYQKCNCSLVVAARGSYLFWCLLLISKAGLNVHNSHVTGLHSSPITSMTAGRHGGSVFTCSADGAVKKLTPIFTDVAVMFKQEEVALPEGVAGRRTHGIAVSPNGAYLAVVTSEGLTNGQRPLARTHQVQFVTLKTPDDAAAELLESTVQNLFRQTDLLDLVRWKVLRDKRIPPLLQEELDDKVHTTGNTYLWRFKLFLFRVLYQSLQKAPVERRWRPSHEEVKAFIVDEEEEEEEEGEDDEDDEEPVAGASASAPVGPQLRAPEGGGASEDQMSEIIAWIEAVESHLTREHMKRVLGQVYLHTWITENTSIPTRGVCDFLMSDPTYEDRAARVLIGHIFKKMNKQTFPEYCSLCKEVLPFTDRRQAVCRNGHMWLRCVLTYQACQTLSYRRCLLQDSIARHPVPDDPDWIKQILQGPCTFCDSPLF, from the exons ATGGCGGCTTCTAGCCCAGATCGCAGTTCAGATGGGGGGGAGGCCGAACCTGGGACCGAATCCGAACCAGATACGGACCCCTGGACGGGAGTGGGGGCGATCGTTAGAAGGGAGCCTACTGTTAAGCTCCTGAGTCCGGTGAGCGGCTTGGAACCGCTCTCGTGGTCCGAAGACCATCGAATCTCGGCCTCCAGTACCAATAACATTTCGCTGATGGAGATCGTGTGCGATGTTCATGGCTATGGACAAGACCTGATTATCCATCGAACATCTATCCCCGTGCCGGACAACAACTGTGTGTTGAAG GTTGGCCCGGAGCAGGAGGTATTAAACCTTAAGGAGCAGTTCGCCAACTCCAAGGACCAGGCGGCGAGCCCTTGCTTCAGACTGGACCGGGCCCTGAGCCCAGGCGGGGACACCCTCCCCCAGCCCGGCGGCTTCAAGTACACCTGCTGGTCTCCGCTGGGCTGCGACACCAACGGCCGCTGCCTGCTGGCCTGCCTCACGCTCGACAACCGCCTGACCGtccacagcaacagcagcaggctGCAGTGGACGACGCTGGTGGACCTGACGGAGCTGTACGGGGAGATGCTGGCGGAGAAGAACTACTGCCTGCCGGGGGCCGAGGCCCCGCGGGGCCCGCTGGAGGACCTGGGCGAGCTGCAGCGCCGCTACCACATGCAGACGCCCGTGCGCATGGAGTGGTCGAGCGTGTGCGCCACGCAGCAGGTGCAGACCAACAACGAGTGCAAGGACGTGGGCACGGTGCTGCTGGCCGTGCTGATGGAGAACGGCGACGTGGTGGTCTGGCAGTTCGGCCTGCCCTTCCTGGGCCGGGAGTCGGTGGTGTCGTGCAGCACCATCCGCTCGGGCGTGTCGGCGCCCAGCGTGCTGGCGTGGTGGGAGTACGAGCACAGCGGCCGCAAGATGAGCGGCCTCATCGTGGGCAGCTCGGTGGGGCCCGTCAAGATCCTGCCCGTCAACCTGAAGGCGGTCAAGGGCTACTTCACGCTGCGGCAGCCCGTGGTGCTGTGGCAGGAGACGGACCAGATCCCCGTGCACAACATCAAGTGCATCTCGCTCTTCCACCCCTACCAGAAGTGCAACTGCAGCCTGGTGGTGGCGGCCCGCGGCTCCTACCTCTTCTGGTGCCTCCTGCTCATCTCCAAGGCCGGCCTCAACGTCCACAACTCGCACGTGACCGGCCTGCACTCCTCGCCCATCACCTCCATGACGGCCGGTCGCCACGGCGGCTCCGTCTTCACCTGCTCGGCCGACGGCGCGGTGAAGAAGCTCACGCCCATCTTCACCGACGTGGCCGTCATGTTCAAGCAGGAGGAGGTGGCCCTGCCCGAGGGCGTAGCCGGGCGCAGGACGCACGGCATCGCCGTGAGCCCCAACGGGGCCTACCTGGCCGTGGTGACCTCCGAGGGGCTGACCAACGGCCAGCGCCCGCTCGCCCGGACTCACCAGGTCCAGTTCGTCACGCTCAAGACCCCGGACGACGCGGCGGCCGAGCTGCTGGAGTCCACCGTCCAGAACCTGTTCCGCCAGACGGACCTCCTGGACCTGGTGCGCTGGAAGGTTCTGAGGGACAAGCGCATCCCGCCgctgctgcaggaggagctggacgaCAAGGTCCACACCACGGGCAACACCTACCTGTGGCGCTTCAAGCTCTTCCTGTTCCGCGTGCTCTACCAGTCCCTGCAGAAAGCGCCCGTGGAGCGACGCTGGCGCCCCTCTCACGAGGAGGTCAAGGCCTTCATcgtggacgaggaggaggaggaggaggaggaaggggaggatgaCGAGGATGACGAGGAGCCGGTCGCCGGGGCTTCCGCCTCGGCCCCCGTAGGGCCGCAGCTGCGGGCCCCCGAGGGCGGCGGGGCCTCGGAGGACCAGATGAGCGAGATCATCGCGTGGATCGAGGCGGTGGAGTCGCACCTGACGCGCGAGCACATGAAGAGGGTCCTGGGCCAGGTCTACCTGCACACCTGGATCACGGAAAACACCAGCATCCCCACCAGGGGGGTCTGCGACTTCCTGATGAGCGATCCCACCTACGAGGACCGGGCCGCCAGG gtcctgattggccacATCTTCAAGAAGATGAACAAGCAGACTTTTCCGGAGTACTGCAGCCTGTGCAAGGAGGTGCTTCCGTTCACGGACCGCCGACAGGCGGTGTGCAGGAACGGCCACATGTGGCTGAG gTGTGTGCTGACGTACCAGGCCTGCCAGACTCTCTCGTACCGCCGCTGCCTGCTACAGGACAGCATAGCCAGACACCCCGTGCCCGACG ACCCGGACTGGATCAAGCAGATCCTGCAGGGACCTTGCACCTTCTGCGACTCCCCGCTCTTCTAG